A stretch of Sandaracinaceae bacterium DNA encodes these proteins:
- a CDS encoding dihydrolipoamide acetyltransferase family protein — translation MSTFEFKLPDIGEGVMEGEIVSWLVEPGQDVLEDDPMVEVMTDKATVTIGAPKTGTIQELFAGVGDVVEVGSVIVTLATNGAGAAAPSKPEPSKPEPAGTKKHAAPPPPEPAPLEDAKKKDDGPAATAVGDIKESLPGSSYFAKTDGAAPAPARVAASGELVSDKPLATPATRKLARDLDVDLRYVTPTGDGGRVTKDDVKSFASGENAPTTPGTTRAPTAETRVVGTPGVSGRAPTKIQAPSSAQTTLEDRKPFVGMRRKIAERMQTSTNTAAHFTFVEECDVAQLKELRGRLKGAAEEAGVKLTFLPFIVKAVVAALKKHPVLNSALDESTNELVYRRYYNIGIAASTDQGLMVPVVKDADRKSIVEIAAEIARLGAAAKEGKIAGEDLSGSTFTITSLGRQGGLFATPVLNFPEVGILGVHQIKQKPVVRDGSIEIGEIMLLSLSFDHRIVDGHVGAAFAYDIIAYLENPDRLFLEMA, via the coding sequence TTGTCCACGTTCGAGTTCAAGCTGCCCGACATCGGTGAAGGCGTCATGGAAGGCGAGATCGTCAGCTGGCTGGTCGAGCCAGGCCAGGACGTCCTCGAAGACGATCCCATGGTCGAGGTCATGACCGACAAGGCGACCGTCACCATCGGCGCGCCCAAGACCGGCACGATCCAGGAGCTCTTCGCCGGCGTCGGGGACGTCGTCGAGGTGGGCTCGGTGATCGTGACGCTCGCGACGAACGGCGCTGGCGCGGCCGCGCCGTCGAAGCCCGAGCCCTCCAAGCCCGAGCCAGCCGGCACCAAGAAGCACGCCGCCCCGCCGCCTCCCGAGCCCGCGCCCCTCGAGGACGCGAAGAAAAAGGACGACGGCCCGGCGGCCACCGCGGTGGGCGACATCAAGGAGAGCCTGCCCGGCTCGTCTTACTTCGCCAAGACCGACGGCGCGGCGCCCGCCCCGGCGCGCGTGGCCGCGTCCGGCGAGCTCGTCTCGGACAAGCCGCTGGCCACCCCCGCGACCCGCAAGCTCGCGCGCGACCTCGACGTCGACCTCCGCTACGTCACGCCGACCGGCGACGGCGGCCGGGTCACCAAGGACGACGTGAAGTCCTTCGCCTCGGGCGAGAACGCGCCCACCACGCCCGGCACGACCAGGGCGCCCACCGCCGAGACCCGCGTCGTCGGCACGCCCGGGGTCAGCGGCCGCGCGCCGACCAAGATCCAGGCGCCGAGCTCCGCGCAGACCACCCTGGAGGATCGCAAACCGTTCGTCGGCATGCGCCGCAAGATCGCCGAGCGCATGCAGACGTCGACGAACACCGCGGCGCACTTCACGTTCGTCGAGGAGTGCGACGTCGCTCAGCTCAAGGAGCTGCGCGGCCGGCTGAAGGGCGCGGCGGAGGAGGCGGGCGTCAAGCTCACGTTCCTCCCCTTCATCGTCAAGGCCGTCGTCGCGGCGCTCAAGAAGCACCCCGTGCTGAACAGCGCGCTCGACGAGAGCACGAACGAGCTCGTCTACCGCCGCTATTACAACATCGGCATCGCGGCCTCGACCGACCAGGGTCTGATGGTCCCGGTGGTCAAGGACGCCGACCGGAAGTCGATCGTCGAGATCGCGGCCGAGATCGCGCGCCTCGGCGCGGCGGCCAAGGAAGGCAAGATCGCGGGCGAGGACCTCAGCGGCTCCACCTTCACCATCACCAGCCTCGGTCGGCAGGGCGGCCTCTTCGCGACGCCCGTCCTGAACTTCCCCGAGGTCGGCATCCTGGGCGTGCACCAGATCAAGCAGAAGCCGGTCGTGCGCGACGGCTCGATCGAGATCGGCGAGATCATGCTGCTCAGCCTGTCGTTCGACCACCGCATCGTCGACGGCCACGTCGGCGCCGCCTTCGCCTACGACATCATCGCCTACCTCGAGAACCCCGACCGCCTCTTCCTCGAGATGGCGTGA
- a CDS encoding alpha-ketoacid dehydrogenase subunit beta, with the protein MAEMNMVQAINGALASEMRKDDRVVVLGEDVGKVGGVFRVTAGLYDEFGEDRCIDTPLAEGGIIGTAIGMALYGLRPVPEIQFADFIFPAFDQIVSEAAKMRWRSGGEYSCPMVIRTPVGGGIRGGLYHSQSPESLFIHTAGLKVVCPSNPYDAKGLLLASIRDDDPVLFMEPKRVYRAVKMDVPEDDYTVPLGKAKVVREGEGVTVVSWGAMVYEALSAAEQVAKDGVDCEVIDLRTLWPLDLDTIVESVKKTGRLVVVHEAPKACGFGAEVLQLVSEKAFLHFEAPPVRVTGFDTPFPYTLENEYLPLAHRIAPAVMTTARY; encoded by the coding sequence GTGGCTGAGATGAACATGGTGCAGGCGATCAACGGCGCGCTCGCGAGCGAGATGCGCAAGGACGATCGCGTGGTGGTGCTCGGTGAGGATGTCGGCAAGGTGGGCGGCGTCTTCCGCGTGACCGCGGGCCTCTACGACGAGTTCGGCGAAGATCGCTGCATCGACACTCCGCTCGCCGAGGGCGGCATCATCGGCACCGCGATCGGCATGGCGCTCTACGGCCTGCGCCCGGTGCCGGAGATCCAGTTCGCGGACTTCATCTTCCCCGCCTTCGACCAGATCGTGAGCGAGGCGGCGAAGATGCGCTGGCGCTCCGGCGGCGAGTACAGCTGCCCGATGGTGATCCGCACGCCCGTCGGCGGCGGCATCCGCGGCGGCCTCTACCACTCGCAGTCGCCCGAGAGCCTCTTCATCCACACGGCCGGCCTCAAGGTCGTCTGCCCCTCGAACCCGTACGACGCGAAGGGGCTCTTGCTCGCCTCGATCCGCGACGACGACCCGGTGCTCTTCATGGAGCCCAAGCGGGTCTACCGCGCGGTGAAGATGGACGTGCCGGAGGACGACTACACCGTGCCGCTCGGCAAGGCGAAGGTCGTGCGCGAGGGCGAGGGCGTCACCGTCGTCAGCTGGGGAGCGATGGTCTACGAGGCGCTCAGCGCCGCCGAGCAGGTCGCCAAGGACGGCGTCGACTGCGAGGTGATCGATCTGCGCACCCTCTGGCCGCTCGACCTCGACACCATCGTCGAGAGCGTGAAGAAGACCGGGCGGCTCGTCGTGGTGCACGAGGCCCCCAAGGCGTGCGGCTTCGGCGCCGAGGTGCTGCAGCTCGTCAGCGAGAAGGCGTTCCTCCACTTCGAGGCGCCGCCCGTCCGGGTGACCGGCTTCGACACGCCGTTCCCGTACACGCTCGAGAACGAATACCTGCCGCTCGCGCACCGCATCGCGCCCGCGGTCATGACCACCGCCCGTTACTGA
- a CDS encoding thiamine pyrophosphate-dependent enzyme, producing MEAEAISSAPSAPELAREELRVLFEQMVRVRTVDARLAALGDAGRVGFLPRALGREAALAGALHALEAGDWLFPTHGDWPVALLRGMDAASFAHRVFGTASDPLKGRDIPSGLSAKGLKIASVSAPAATHLPHAVGLAWSARQRGEALVSAALFDGPEVDAADFHTGVNFAGVMKAPTLFLCRVKDGEPGAAEHAVAYGVAATRCDATDLREVIAAVREARERALSGDGATLIDLVVGGDDAAMEKARAELGSGDLDEAAIARRVEEELASAIDAASRASEPALGTLFSDVYEAIPPHLDRQRDEIVR from the coding sequence ATGGAAGCCGAAGCGATTTCGAGCGCACCGAGCGCCCCCGAGCTGGCCCGGGAGGAGCTGCGCGTGCTCTTCGAGCAGATGGTGCGCGTCCGCACCGTCGACGCGCGCCTCGCGGCCCTGGGCGACGCCGGCCGCGTCGGTTTCCTGCCCCGCGCGCTCGGCCGGGAGGCCGCCCTCGCCGGCGCGCTCCACGCGCTCGAGGCGGGCGACTGGCTCTTCCCCACCCACGGCGACTGGCCCGTCGCGCTCCTGCGCGGCATGGACGCGGCGAGCTTCGCGCACCGGGTCTTCGGCACCGCGAGTGATCCGCTCAAGGGTCGCGACATCCCGAGCGGCCTGAGCGCGAAGGGGCTGAAGATCGCGTCCGTGAGCGCCCCCGCGGCCACGCATCTCCCGCACGCGGTCGGGTTGGCGTGGAGCGCGCGGCAGCGCGGCGAGGCGCTGGTGAGCGCGGCGCTCTTCGACGGCCCCGAGGTCGACGCGGCGGACTTCCACACCGGCGTGAACTTCGCGGGCGTGATGAAGGCGCCGACCCTCTTCCTCTGCCGGGTCAAGGACGGCGAGCCCGGCGCGGCGGAGCACGCGGTGGCCTACGGCGTGGCCGCGACCCGCTGCGACGCGACGGATCTCCGCGAGGTGATCGCGGCCGTGCGCGAGGCGCGCGAGCGGGCGCTGTCCGGCGACGGCGCGACCCTGATCGACCTCGTGGTCGGCGGCGACGACGCGGCCATGGAGAAGGCGCGCGCCGAGCTGGGCTCGGGCGACCTCGACGAGGCGGCCATCGCGCGCAGGGTCGAAGAAGAGCTGGCGAGCGCCATCGACGCCGCCTCCCGCGCGAGCGAGCCGGCCCTCGGCACGCTCTTCAGCGACGTCTACGAGGCCATCCCGCCTCACCTCGACCGCCAGCGCGACGAGATCGTCCGCTAG
- the lipA gene encoding lipoyl synthase yields MSQPAPKRERKPEWLKVRLPGGERYQRLKETFRKLDLHTVCEEARCPNVGECWGEGTATLMILGETCTRGCRFCAVNTGDPGGMVDPREPENVGRALSQLDLAYVVLTMVDRDDLLDGGAQHVAQTVRRIKHYSPEMLVEVLVGDFAGVRRDVETVVRDGVPDVFAHNVEVVPSLQRKMRDARCSWERSMDVLRWAKEAGANITKSSLMVGCGEEEGDVYEAMESLRKNDVDVLTIGQYLRPTKKHAELIRYVEPAEFDRYRARGLEMGFRYVASGPLVRSSYRAAEAFLKGILKGAGDYEDRYGKKTRLSVVS; encoded by the coding sequence ATGTCGCAGCCCGCCCCCAAGAGAGAGCGAAAGCCCGAGTGGCTCAAGGTCCGCCTCCCCGGAGGAGAGCGCTATCAGCGCTTGAAGGAGACCTTTCGCAAGCTCGATCTGCACACCGTCTGCGAGGAGGCGCGCTGCCCGAACGTGGGCGAGTGCTGGGGCGAGGGCACCGCGACGCTGATGATCCTCGGTGAGACCTGCACCCGGGGCTGCCGCTTCTGCGCCGTCAACACGGGCGACCCGGGCGGCATGGTCGACCCGCGCGAGCCGGAGAACGTGGGCCGCGCGCTCTCGCAGCTCGACCTGGCCTACGTGGTCCTGACGATGGTCGACCGCGACGATCTCCTCGACGGAGGCGCGCAGCACGTCGCCCAGACCGTGCGCCGCATCAAGCACTACAGCCCCGAGATGCTCGTGGAGGTGCTGGTCGGCGACTTCGCCGGTGTGCGGCGCGACGTCGAGACCGTGGTTCGCGACGGCGTGCCGGACGTCTTCGCCCACAACGTCGAGGTGGTGCCGAGCCTCCAGCGCAAGATGCGCGACGCGCGCTGCAGCTGGGAGCGCTCGATGGACGTGCTCCGCTGGGCCAAGGAGGCGGGCGCGAACATCACGAAGAGCTCGCTGATGGTCGGCTGCGGCGAAGAAGAGGGCGACGTCTACGAGGCGATGGAGTCGCTCCGGAAGAACGACGTCGACGTGCTGACCATCGGCCAGTACTTGCGGCCGACGAAGAAGCACGCGGAGCTGATTCGATACGTCGAGCCGGCCGAGTTCGATCGGTATCGCGCGCGAGGCCTCGAGATGGGCTTCCGCTACGTCGCCTCCGGCCCGCTCGTCCGCTCGAGCTACCGCGCCGCGGAGGCGTTCCTGAAGGGGATCCTGAAGGGCGCCGGCGACTACGAAGACCGCTACGGAAAGAAGACCCGCCTGTCGGTGGTGAGCTGA
- a CDS encoding ATP-binding protein, which translates to MAQLDDPDRLEALRRTGLLDAPPEEIFDRLTKLAARALGAPVALVSLVDDHRQFFKSQVGLAEPWASDRETPLSHSFCQHVVLSEAPLVVSDAREHPVVCDNLAVRDLDVVAYAGVPIRLSRGELLGSFCVIDTQPREWTEQDLDVLSGLADAVIAEIELRLQVDAQTSRGAEFERQRDAERRRARSVTHDLRSPLSVVVSGSELLLDHRQVMDDPGLARIAQLIHRNAVRAARMIEDLHDLHRLEHGSMTFDFREADLVLMARELIEDLHDDRLQLGEAPRVLPHRVDLHSVERVVINLVTNAQRFAKDRVQVHLQRRGQKAHILVDDDGPGVPPEQREQVFEAYARLHDEGLSGSGLGLAVVRELARAHGGTVRVTESPLGGARFEVVLGVLTPVEAVEGG; encoded by the coding sequence GTGGCCCAGCTCGACGATCCCGACCGTCTCGAGGCGCTCCGGCGCACCGGGTTGCTGGACGCCCCGCCCGAGGAGATCTTCGATCGGCTGACCAAGCTCGCGGCCAGGGCGCTCGGCGCGCCGGTGGCGCTCGTGTCCCTCGTCGACGACCACCGCCAGTTCTTCAAGAGCCAGGTGGGGCTCGCCGAGCCGTGGGCGTCCGACCGCGAGACGCCGCTGAGCCACTCCTTCTGTCAGCACGTGGTCCTGAGCGAGGCGCCGCTCGTCGTCTCGGACGCACGCGAGCACCCGGTCGTGTGCGACAACCTCGCCGTCCGGGACCTCGACGTGGTGGCGTACGCTGGCGTGCCGATCCGGCTCTCGCGGGGGGAGCTGCTGGGCAGCTTCTGCGTCATCGACACCCAGCCGCGCGAGTGGACCGAGCAGGACCTCGACGTGCTCTCCGGGCTCGCGGACGCCGTCATCGCCGAGATCGAGCTGCGGCTGCAGGTCGACGCCCAGACCTCGCGTGGCGCCGAGTTCGAGCGCCAGCGCGACGCCGAGCGTCGCCGGGCGCGGAGCGTCACGCACGATCTTCGGTCACCTCTCAGCGTGGTCGTGAGCGGGAGCGAGCTGCTCCTGGATCACCGCCAGGTGATGGACGACCCCGGGCTCGCCCGGATCGCGCAGCTGATCCACCGGAACGCGGTCCGCGCCGCTCGCATGATCGAGGACCTGCACGACCTGCACCGGCTCGAGCACGGCTCCATGACCTTCGACTTCCGCGAGGCGGATCTGGTCCTGATGGCGCGCGAGCTGATCGAGGATCTGCACGACGACCGGCTGCAGCTCGGCGAGGCGCCGCGCGTCCTGCCCCACCGCGTGGATCTCCACTCGGTGGAGCGGGTGGTGATCAACCTCGTCACCAACGCGCAGCGCTTCGCGAAGGATCGGGTCCAGGTGCACCTGCAGCGACGCGGGCAGAAGGCCCACATCCTCGTCGACGACGACGGCCCCGGCGTGCCCCCCGAGCAGCGCGAGCAGGTGTTCGAGGCGTACGCCCGGTTGCACGACGAGGGGCTGTCCGGCTCGGGGCTCGGGCTGGCCGTCGTGCGGGAGCTGGCCCGGGCCCACGGGGGGACGGTGCGTGTGACCGAGAGCCCGCTCGGCGGCGCGCGGTTCGAGGTGGTCCTGGGGGTGCTCACGCCCGTGGAGGCGGTCGAGGGGGGTTGA
- a CDS encoding iron-containing redox enzyme family protein, which produces MTRDAFREALLSVMERKIHWAWPRFTSGDVPAERLHIHLEHEYEVYVRDFPVLVARAYVQCPIAEVRRELAENIYEEETGGLVAGRPHPELFLEYPKGLGMDLSRFEQVELLPGAARYRAFLDEATQARGWSVAAAVTTLFLEGTPYDRSVLDPDAPPRPEPDLNEHPLVKHYGLDVEHLALTKAHRSVEGEHRAAAWRVMLDHVPEGDRPAVVEAMEQALARWLAYRDAVAEACGLTR; this is translated from the coding sequence GTGACCCGTGACGCGTTTCGTGAGGCGCTCCTCTCCGTGATGGAGCGCAAGATCCACTGGGCCTGGCCGCGCTTCACGTCGGGCGACGTGCCGGCCGAGCGCCTGCACATCCACCTCGAGCACGAGTACGAGGTCTACGTGCGGGACTTCCCGGTGCTGGTGGCCCGAGCGTACGTGCAGTGCCCGATCGCCGAGGTCCGTCGGGAGCTCGCGGAGAACATCTACGAGGAGGAGACGGGCGGTCTCGTGGCCGGCCGGCCGCACCCCGAGCTCTTCCTGGAGTACCCGAAGGGCCTGGGCATGGATCTGTCGCGCTTCGAGCAGGTGGAGCTGCTCCCGGGTGCGGCGCGCTATCGCGCGTTCCTCGACGAGGCCACGCAGGCGCGGGGCTGGTCGGTCGCGGCCGCGGTCACGACGCTCTTCCTCGAGGGCACGCCCTACGACCGGAGCGTGCTCGATCCCGACGCGCCGCCCCGTCCGGAGCCGGACCTGAACGAGCACCCCCTCGTGAAGCACTACGGCCTCGACGTGGAGCACCTCGCCCTCACCAAGGCCCACCGGAGCGTGGAAGGCGAGCACCGCGCGGCGGCGTGGAGGGTGATGCTCGATCACGTCCCGGAGGGAGACCGGCCGGCCGTGGTCGAGGCGATGGAGCAGGCGCTGGCACGCTGGCTTGCGTACCGCGACGCCGTCGCCGAGGCGTGCGGGCTGACGCGCTGA
- a CDS encoding glycosyltransferase family 39 protein has protein sequence MSDEKRNDDEDLDAEEEAVEEGTGPELEAGSEADSAPEDSEDDDSEGDEGEPSEDDEAKADASRDAEPDAEPDAAESDAAVSKDTESNDTESKGAESKAAPPVKATAAPASRTHLIRGGVLTFVGFFASFLMMANESQVSHGPLWGMLTMLLGTAGLLDLLGLWHDGAAGRTELRETALFAREGEAPWTSPLIAAPVALAVLAIGAAVGGYDGLPITIVAALACLLPAALTRPGLMVLLVAGGLYLPFLGVYGLWDPWETHYGEVAREILARDDWISLWWAQEDWFWSKPILIFWSEALSMGALGVDFHADANPAHPEWAIRLPHFILATGALYAIYALVSQRFSKRAGLVTATVVATLPHFFFLAHQAITDMPFVSNMTMAIAMLGLAVTAAPDREVKRFGIGPVTFSLRHLVIGLITVVVVPQILYLLSRNVTWMDTGAPFGWHGDMFMSGSAGNNGIPGNSPVHDVEPAFAAVGAQPVVQALIWLLGYLGLLWLLRKETRSQSLYMFAFYFFCGLAFMAKGIPGFALPGLVALFFLIGTRRWDLLLEGKLRVGAGILTVLTVGMPWYVAMYIRHGQPFTDRLLIHDHINRLTAGVHGDTGSIEYFIEQMGYGLFPWIALAPLALAAWLAPWRRQTAPDDEARRQVLILVALWLASAFTLFSAMTTKFHHYIFPAVPPAGILVGLAVDRLLSRAPKKTDWRRIGATALALVAPLPAIAGVGGMWGDLHGVVPEGVDEAAVEGWVSAQAWSTGQSVFAILIAGLLLAGAWRLMQRTSPKTADPRDVWAKGAVTTGLLVAPPVLALVGRDLSWVTDARPQGYERLIHLFVYNYGRPWPEYLDFRPALTGFAVVAVCVVLIAAIKPLRDVATRAFLGVALLFAVWALDVYMIELSPHWGQREQVQRYYELRTGPEEPLVAWQMNWKGENFYTGNRVSVFVQLDNQALRTWVGQNQGTTAYFLLEHSRLANLRSVLSTSTIEEVTDERFDNKFILIRVHVGQRDQTPRDQRE, from the coding sequence GTGAGCGACGAGAAGCGTAACGATGACGAGGACCTCGACGCCGAGGAAGAGGCGGTCGAGGAAGGCACGGGACCCGAGCTCGAGGCCGGCTCTGAAGCCGACTCGGCGCCCGAGGACTCGGAAGACGACGACTCGGAGGGCGACGAGGGCGAACCGTCGGAGGACGACGAGGCGAAGGCCGACGCGTCCAGGGACGCCGAGCCGGACGCCGAGCCGGACGCCGCCGAGTCAGACGCCGCCGTATCGAAGGACACCGAGTCGAACGACACCGAGTCGAAGGGCGCCGAGTCGAAGGCCGCGCCGCCCGTGAAGGCCACCGCCGCTCCCGCCAGCCGGACCCACCTCATCCGCGGCGGCGTGCTCACGTTCGTCGGCTTCTTCGCCAGCTTCCTGATGATGGCGAACGAGTCCCAGGTCTCGCACGGGCCGCTCTGGGGCATGCTCACCATGCTGCTCGGGACGGCCGGCCTGCTCGACCTGCTCGGTCTCTGGCACGACGGAGCCGCGGGGCGGACCGAGCTGCGCGAGACCGCGCTCTTCGCCCGTGAAGGCGAGGCGCCGTGGACGAGCCCTCTCATCGCCGCCCCCGTCGCCCTCGCCGTGCTCGCGATCGGAGCCGCCGTCGGAGGCTACGACGGGCTGCCGATCACGATCGTCGCCGCGCTCGCCTGCCTCCTTCCGGCCGCTCTGACCCGCCCGGGCCTGATGGTCCTGCTGGTCGCCGGCGGGCTCTACCTGCCGTTCCTCGGGGTCTACGGCCTGTGGGACCCGTGGGAGACCCACTACGGCGAGGTCGCCCGAGAGATCCTCGCCCGGGACGACTGGATCAGCCTCTGGTGGGCGCAAGAAGACTGGTTCTGGTCCAAGCCCATCCTGATCTTCTGGTCCGAGGCGCTGAGCATGGGCGCGCTCGGGGTCGACTTCCACGCGGACGCCAACCCGGCGCACCCCGAGTGGGCGATCCGCCTGCCGCACTTCATCCTCGCCACGGGCGCGCTCTACGCGATCTACGCGCTCGTCTCGCAGCGGTTCAGCAAGCGCGCCGGGCTCGTGACCGCGACCGTCGTCGCGACCCTGCCGCACTTCTTCTTCCTGGCCCACCAGGCCATCACCGACATGCCCTTCGTCTCCAACATGACGATGGCGATCGCGATGCTCGGCCTGGCGGTGACGGCGGCCCCCGACCGGGAGGTGAAGCGCTTCGGCATCGGCCCGGTGACCTTCAGCCTGCGCCACCTGGTGATCGGGCTGATCACCGTCGTCGTCGTCCCGCAGATCCTCTACCTGCTCAGCCGCAACGTCACGTGGATGGACACGGGCGCCCCCTTCGGCTGGCACGGCGACATGTTCATGAGCGGCTCGGCCGGCAACAACGGCATCCCGGGCAACTCGCCGGTGCACGACGTCGAGCCCGCCTTCGCGGCGGTCGGGGCCCAGCCCGTGGTGCAGGCGCTGATCTGGCTGCTCGGCTACCTCGGCCTGCTGTGGCTGCTCCGCAAGGAGACGCGCTCGCAGTCGCTCTACATGTTCGCGTTCTACTTCTTCTGTGGCCTCGCGTTCATGGCCAAGGGCATCCCGGGCTTCGCGCTGCCGGGGCTGGTCGCCCTCTTCTTCCTGATCGGGACGCGGCGCTGGGATCTGCTCCTCGAGGGCAAGCTGCGGGTCGGCGCCGGCATCCTCACCGTGCTCACGGTGGGCATGCCCTGGTACGTGGCGATGTACATCCGCCACGGGCAGCCCTTCACCGATCGGCTGCTGATCCACGATCACATCAACCGCCTCACCGCGGGCGTGCACGGCGACACCGGCTCGATCGAGTACTTCATCGAGCAGATGGGCTACGGCCTGTTCCCGTGGATCGCGCTGGCCCCGCTCGCGCTGGCCGCGTGGCTCGCGCCGTGGCGCCGCCAGACCGCGCCCGACGACGAGGCGCGCCGACAGGTGCTCATCCTGGTGGCGCTCTGGCTCGCGTCGGCCTTCACGCTCTTCAGCGCGATGACCACGAAGTTTCACCACTACATCTTCCCGGCCGTCCCGCCGGCGGGGATCCTGGTGGGCCTCGCCGTCGATCGGCTGCTGAGCCGAGCGCCGAAGAAGACCGACTGGAGGCGCATCGGCGCCACCGCGCTCGCGCTCGTCGCGCCCCTGCCCGCCATCGCGGGCGTGGGCGGCATGTGGGGCGACCTGCACGGCGTCGTGCCCGAGGGGGTGGACGAGGCCGCGGTCGAGGGCTGGGTCAGCGCTCAGGCCTGGAGCACGGGGCAGAGCGTCTTCGCGATCCTGATCGCGGGCCTCCTGCTCGCGGGCGCGTGGCGCCTCATGCAGCGCACTTCGCCGAAGACGGCCGACCCACGGGACGTGTGGGCCAAGGGCGCGGTGACCACGGGGCTCCTCGTCGCGCCGCCGGTGCTCGCGCTCGTGGGCCGGGATCTGAGCTGGGTCACCGACGCGCGGCCGCAGGGCTACGAGCGGTTGATCCACCTCTTCGTCTACAACTACGGCCGCCCCTGGCCCGAGTATCTCGACTTCCGGCCCGCGCTGACGGGCTTCGCCGTGGTGGCGGTCTGCGTGGTCCTGATCGCGGCCATCAAGCCGCTGCGCGACGTGGCGACCCGCGCCTTCCTCGGCGTGGCCCTGCTCTTCGCGGTGTGGGCGCTCGACGTCTACATGATCGAGCTGTCGCCGCACTGGGGGCAGCGCGAGCAGGTGCAGCGCTACTACGAGCTGCGCACGGGGCCCGAGGAGCCGCTCGTCGCCTGGCAGATGAACTGGAAGGGCGAGAACTTCTACACGGGCAACCGGGTCAGCGTGTTCGTGCAGCTCGACAACCAGGCGCTCCGCACCTGGGTGGGCCAGAACCAGGGCACGACCGCGTACTTCCTGCTCGAGCACTCGAGGCTCGCCAACCTCCGCTCGGTGCTCTCCACGAGCACGATCGAAGAGGTCACGGACGAGCGCTTCGACAACAAGTTCATCCTGATCCGCGTGCACGTCGGCCAGCGCGATCAGACCCCGCGCGACCAGCGCGAGTGA
- a CDS encoding sigma 54-interacting transcriptional regulator translates to MTQPRTAHVGDPRVLELPRCALVILSGDDRGREQIIEGDLFRIGKSKGNDLVLPDETVSRAHCEIVRDDRGYLLRDLGSTNGTLLDGAEIKEAWLKTGAVITVGKVELKVRPFHERVEILPSDAASYGEVAGKSVGMRQVFGLLERLGPTDATVLIGGETGTGKDVLARSIHAQSPRAKRPFIVVDCGAVVGSLIESELFGHEKGAFTGASATRQGAFELADGGTLFLDEIGELPLDLQPKLLRALETRAFRRVGGNQSTAVDIRVIAASKRNLKMEVERGKFREDLYFRLAVVPVELPPLRERLDDIPLLVGTLLARIAEGDATGSTPTDISPETLDALRAHDWPGNIRELRNVLERAAYLSRAAGHDEVSLGFVPLAGAAQPNVTKEIRLAPDFEPGKSYRDTKSEWEALFEKQYVGWLLDQSDGNISAAARAADMDRKYLHKLARKHGLHPKK, encoded by the coding sequence GTGACGCAGCCGCGCACCGCGCACGTCGGCGATCCGCGCGTCCTCGAGCTGCCGCGCTGCGCGCTGGTGATCCTCAGCGGCGACGACCGTGGCCGCGAGCAGATCATCGAGGGCGACCTCTTCCGGATCGGCAAGTCCAAGGGCAACGACCTGGTGCTGCCCGACGAGACCGTCTCGCGCGCGCACTGCGAGATCGTGCGGGACGACCGCGGCTACCTGCTCCGCGACCTCGGCTCCACCAACGGCACCCTGCTCGACGGCGCCGAGATCAAGGAGGCGTGGCTCAAGACCGGCGCCGTGATCACCGTCGGCAAGGTCGAGCTCAAGGTCCGACCCTTCCACGAGCGCGTGGAGATCCTGCCGTCGGACGCCGCGAGCTACGGCGAGGTGGCGGGCAAGTCGGTCGGCATGCGGCAGGTCTTCGGCCTGCTCGAGCGGCTCGGCCCCACCGACGCGACGGTGCTCATCGGCGGCGAGACGGGGACGGGCAAGGACGTGCTCGCGCGCTCGATCCACGCCCAGAGCCCACGGGCGAAGCGCCCGTTCATCGTCGTGGACTGCGGCGCGGTCGTCGGCTCGCTCATCGAGTCGGAGCTCTTCGGGCACGAGAAGGGCGCCTTCACCGGCGCGTCCGCGACGCGTCAGGGCGCGTTCGAGCTCGCCGACGGCGGCACGCTCTTCCTCGACGAGATCGGAGAGCTGCCGCTCGATCTCCAGCCCAAGCTCCTGCGCGCGCTCGAGACACGGGCGTTTCGCCGGGTGGGCGGCAACCAGTCCACCGCGGTCGACATCCGCGTGATCGCCGCCTCCAAGCGAAACCTCAAGATGGAGGTCGAACGCGGCAAGTTCCGTGAGGACCTCTACTTCCGACTGGCCGTCGTGCCCGTGGAGCTGCCGCCCCTGCGCGAGCGCCTCGACGACATCCCCCTCCTCGTGGGCACCCTGCTCGCGCGCATCGCCGAGGGGGACGCCACCGGCTCCACGCCGACCGACATCTCCCCTGAGACCCTCGACGCCCTGCGCGCCCACGACTGGCCGGGGAACATTCGCGAGCTGCGCAACGTGCTCGAGCGCGCCGCCTATCTCTCCCGCGCCGCCGGACACGACGAGGTCTCACTCGGCTTCGTGCCCCTGGCCGGTGCCGCCCAGCCGAACGTCACCAAGGAGATCCGGCTCGCGCCCGACTTCGAGCCCGGCAAGAGCTACCGGGACACCAAGAGCGAGTGGGAGGCGCTCTTCGAGAAGCAGTACGTGGGCTGGCTCCTCGACCAGAGCGACGGGAACATCTCCGCCGCGGCGCGCGCCGCGGACATGGATCGCAAGTACCTCCACAAGCTGGCCCGCAAGCATGGTCTGCACCCGAAGAAGTGA